In Littorina saxatilis isolate snail1 linkage group LG8, US_GU_Lsax_2.0, whole genome shotgun sequence, a single genomic region encodes these proteins:
- the LOC138974090 gene encoding uncharacterized protein: MGLSQELVLCCDSCQYSRTEYSSPRENNLNHRQNVPFEVNKEIVLYSHEIGSGYSSVDKLCTVFGMPAMNKSSYHRIDKRVNASIVEATDATLNETVEFVREAYRETFPQGRVNAVNDDGEEDGAWEDDDGILWVDVAFDGTWHKRGFSSHYGVGVVVDVLTGYVLDFCVKSTYCHTCAMNKEKLEGMTAAEQLQWKQLHQPDCSINHEGSAKSMERDAALELWGRSVERHNLRYRTMLSDGDSTAFNALAAAQPYGPTRPITKLECTNHLPKRMGTALRKASKDGRLGGRGEGRLTKEKCQRLQNYFRSAILNNLEDQRAMEQAIWATFFHVTSTDEDPHHDRCPAGPASWCFFQRARAEGQPPPPHAGHNGTALSREVSHAVLPIYRRMTNPILLKRVAHGKTQNSNESLHNVMWGHCPKEVFVGKDRVEAATAEAVAKFNRGNFALAQVMDHMSLPITELTHSALAKKDKVRVQKAERATDVAAVAARRARCAGRQRQLEQREDQEGEVYGAGLMGDGGE; the protein is encoded by the exons ATGGGCTTGTCACAAGAACTAGTGCTGTGTTGCGACAGCTGCCAGTATTCACGCACAGAGTATTCGTCGCCAAGAGAAAACAACCTCAACCACAGACAAAATGTTCCCTTTGAAGTGAACAAAGAGATTGTGCTATACTCTCATGAGATAGGTAGTGGCTACTCCAGTGTGGACAAACTGTGCACAGTCTTTGGAATGCCAGCGATGAACAAGAGTTCCTATCATCGCATAGACAAACGAGTCAATGCCAGCATTGTGGAAGCTACAGATGCCACACTTAACGAAACAGTGGAGTTTGTGAGGGAAGCCTACAGGGAAACATTTCCTCAAGGCAGAGTGAATGCTGTGAATGATGATGGTGAGGAAGACGGTGCTTGGGAAGATGATGATGGCATTCTCTGGGTGGATGTGGCCTTTGACGGTACATGGCACAAGAGAGGATTTTCCTCACACTATGGAGTTggcgttgttgttgatgttctgACTGGGTATGTGCTGGACTTCTGTGTGAAATCCACATACTGTCACACATGTGCgatgaacaaagaaaaactaGAGGGGATGACCGCTGCCGAGCAACTACAGTGGAAGCAGCTTCACCAGCCTGACTGCAGCATTAACCATGAGGGATCTGCCAAGTCTATGGAGAGGGACGCAGCCTTGGAGTTGTGGGGAAG GTCTGTTGAGCGTCACAACCTCAGGTACAGAACTATGCTGTCGGACGGAGATTCCACAGCGTTCAATGCTCTGGCTGCAGCTCAGCCCTACGGTCCCACACGTCCCATCACCAAGCTGGAATGTACCAACCACCTCCCCAAGAGAATGGGCACAGCTCTCCGCAAGGCATCAAAGGATGGAAGGCTTggtggaagaggggaggggcGACTAACCAAGGAAAAGTGTCAACGCTTGCAAAACTACTTCCGTAGCGCGATCCTCAACAACCTTGAAGATCAGCGAGCCATGGAGCAGGCGATCTGGGCCACTTTCTTCCATGTGACTTCAACTGACGAGGACCCTCACCACGACAGATGTCCAGCCGGGCCAGCCTCATggtgcttttttcaaagagccAGGGCAGAAGGgcaaccaccacctccacacGCAGGGCACAACGGCACTGCCTTGTCCAGGGAAGTATCACATGCTGTTCtgcccatctacaggagaatgACAAATCCCATTCTTCTCAAGCGCGTGGCCCATGGCAAGACTCAGAACAGTAATGAGTCTCTCCACAATGTCATGTGGGGACACTGCCCCAAAGAAGTCTTTGTTGGGAAAGACCGGGTGGAAGCAGCCACCGCTGAGGCTGTCGCAAAGTTCAACAGAGGCAACTTTGCACTGGCACAGGTCATGGACCACATGAGCTTGCCAATTACTGAGCTTACTCATTCTgctttggccaaaaaagacaagGTGAGGGTCCAGAAGGCGGAGAGAGCAACAGATGTGGCCGCTGTAGCAGCTCGTAGGGCAAGATGTGCTGGTCGTCAACGTCAGCTGGAGCAGCGAGAAGACCAGGAGGGGGAGGTGTACGGTGCTGGACTGATGGGGGATGGAGGGGAATAA
- the LOC138974408 gene encoding uncharacterized protein, with protein MASPNSDEDTRDNLVDIVTKLYPDALTHTYVVPPVHLTRVPYNKDTVPGTDQEVLVLPSSEQLQQQQGNIQADLAQQHVLHNLKQLGDSGKEVMFVVSELNFKDYLNKPFYAKHTGKLPKPANLPKELRHHGKQGDFDILVINRQRGILIGEIKSVGKTEASQADTVVVKVIDKAVKQLDKCEVNARHMVSDIAPGLTVRKTLFLPFVSHTQLRRILNDENNSKLQQAVCQSLGAANTAEAIQLCCCSDQLSQPASYWHVTPAVLSQLSTWWQHRMACTVDTRLTDQLYLDIVARFIGPATTVSVPCYNSVRVEVRTAGQAVAELGRRLALLVLTLQQLDLMSRDPPLVCITGAPGTGKTVMLVLQGLRWLRQGHDVHVLSTRDATQAVSISIKQQLEMSLNADPTPSPTPGSVSYHPYDFFREQDVEQAVTDLVACVKNGHLHVLVDEMDFDSRDVARETTLDVDS; from the exons ATGGCGAGCCCCAACAGTGATGAAGAcacccgtgacaacttggtggacattgtgacaaagctgtaccctgacgctctcacccatACCTACGTTGTACCACCGGTCcatcttacccgagtgccttaTAACAAGGACACAGTACCCGGTACTGACCAGGAGGTGCTTGTGCTGCCCTCTAGTGAGCAGCTTCAGCAGCAGCAGGGCAACATTCAGGCAGACTTGGCACAGCAGCACGTGCTGCACAACTTGAAGCAGCTCGGAGATTCCGGAAAGGAGGTCATGTTCGTGGTGTCTGAGCTGAACTTTAAGGACTACCTCAACAAGCCGTTCTACGCCAAACACACAGGCAAGCTCCCAAAGCCAGCAAACTTACCTAAGGAGCTTCGGCATCACGGAAAGCAGGGAGACTTTGACATCCTGGTGATTAATCGACAGCGTGGTATTCTGATCGGAGAGATCAAGTCTGTCGGTAAGACCGAGGCAAGCCAAGCAGACACTGTGGTGGTCAAGGTTATTGACAAGGCGGTCAAGCAGCTGGACAAGTGTGAGGTGAATGCCAGACACATGGTTAGTGACATTGCTCCCGGCCTGACTGTGAGGAAGACTCTCTTCTTGCCCTTCGTCAGCCATACCCAGCTGAGGCGGATACTGAATGACGAAAACAATTCCAAGTTACaacag GCAGTGTGTCAGAGCCTGGGTGCAGCCAACACAGCAGAGGCCATACAGCTGTGCTGTTGCTCTGACCAACTGTCCCAGCCTGCATCGTACTGGCACGTGACACCCGCCGTGTTATCACAGCTGAGCACCTGGTGGCAACACAGGATGGCCTGTACTGTGGACACTCGGCTCACTGATCAGCTTTACCTGGACATCGTGGCCAG GTTCATTGGTCCGGCCACCACGGTGTCTGTACCCTGCTACAACAGTGTCCGCGTGGAGGTGCGGACTGCAGGCCAGGCGGTGGCGGAACTGGGGCGGAGGCTGGCACTTCTGGTTCTGACCCTGCAGCAGCTGGACCTGATGAGCAGAGACCCGCCACTGGTCTGCATTACGGGAGCGCCTGGAACAG GTAAGACAGTGATGCTGGTTCTGCAAGGCTTGCGGTGGCTGCGACAGGGGCACGATGTGCACGTGTTGTCAACACGGGACGCCACCCAGGCCGTCAGTATATCCATCAAACAACAGCTGGAGATGTCACTGAACGCGGACCCGACGCCTTCCCCAACACCAGGGAGCGTGTCGTACCACCCATACGATTTCTTTAGGGAGCAGGATGTGGAGCAGGCCGTCACCGACCTCGTGGCGTGTGTGAAAAACGGCCACCTGCACGTCCTGGTTGATGAGATGGACTTTGATAGCAG GGATGTTGCCAGAGAAACTACGCTTGATGTTGATAGCTAA